CTTGAAATCAAAAGGTATTCTCTCATCCCAAGGATGAAGTCACAGTGGATAATTCCCTTTTGCTGTACCAATTTTCTGATCTATTCATCATTTGCTGAGAGTTGGAGTGAGTCTCTGATGCTTAAAATTTCTGGTGAGAAGGCCAGCTAAGCAAGCTCTGGATGACTATATTTAAAAGTTTAGCATCTCATGAAGCAGCCAGTGtgtaagaaaaatctgaaatttgcCATCTGATGTCCGACTGGAAAGCTGGGTTGAGAGAAATAATTCCTCATTCTGGCAAAATAGGCttttttgaatatttgtatttgtagaaATAAGTGTAGATcacttgaagaaaagaaataaactagATGAATTTCTCTTTGAGAAAGGAACGgggaaatggaagaagagaaacaactTTAAAAGTCCAACTGAGATTTGCTCTCAGATGTGGTGTATATAGAAATACTCAGCCCATCTTTAAAATGGTGCCTGGGAGTGCATCAAAAGTTTGCAAAATCAGTATCCAGCTTCAGAGCAAGAGCACAGAGGGATGGAATGAGGCGTTACAGAGAGACAatgaaaagaagaggaggaggaaaagcaaatggtctgggttttgttttgttttgtgttctgaCAGCTTGGTAGCATTTCCCTGTGACAGAAACTCTCCAGCATCCCACGTGGAGCGTGATCCACGGAGACCTCTATGGCAGCATCTATGCAGCTGCCAACATCTGCCATCCCAACTCCTGAGCTGTGTTCTGATTAGTTTTTAAGAGGCTCACTCAAAACTGTATTCGGGAAAAGATCAGGGGCAGGAACCAGCTGACATCTCCACCCCCAAATTCCTGCAAGATCAGGGAATTTGTGGCTCTTTCTTGGTTCAGCTGCCTACAAGTCCGAGCAGTGGGAATAAGGCACTGGGCCCCAGGGTATGAGGGAAGGGTTGAGGTGCCTTGGGGACCCCCAAATGACATCTGATTCTCAGGAGCCAGAGCCTCTAACACAGATTAGAGCAGTCCCGAGGGGTTTTATTGtactttgttaaaaataaaccgGTGAGATTATCCTGTGTTCCCTCCCCCTCAGCTATTTTatctcctattttattttttaagctgtctTCAAAGACTTCTTATTAGAGTAGTCTTGAGATGCACACAGTCACGAGGACAATGAGGCTTTCCGGACGGTGTGTGcttattttggcttttgtgtGACATGCAACTTGTTTTGCTTCTCAGCCTGCAACTAATTTCTAATGGCATTTCTATCATATGCTAGGACAATTCCATCTTGCATTTCCCCCAGCAAGCTGTTGTGCTTGTGCTGTTTGCAGATACCTTTTTGTAACAAACAACTGCCTCTtgcatttcccattttctctttgctgaagCACTTAATTAAATGAgctatttacttttaatttagaaaCACTGCCCCTGTGGCAATGGTgctttagaaaagagaaagtttaaAAGAAGCTCTGCTCCCATTCTGCGAAGGTACATGTCTGAAAATATCACCCAAGAAGCACTGAGCTAGGtctcagggctgcagctgcatgAGAGGTGTCTGCTGAGGGGTTTGTTGGAGACCTCTGTCTCTGGTAGAAATGCCACAATTTGATTTTAAGATGATAGCAAATTTTTgagtacttatttttttttcctcaataaattcttattttattagaTCATCTCTGCTCCCTACAGTAATTTTCAATTCCATGAGAGCAcatttcctccagaaaaaaaaaaaaaagtcagggcCAGTAATTATTCCCCCAGATCTGAAAACCCAACCTCCGCCTATCATGCAGACCACATTTGGtatgaaagaacagaaagctgtGGCAGGGAGCCCACTCTTCCAGGGAGCCCGGGACGTCGACGGTGCCAGGGTGACCCTTCTCCACTCACTGCTGGTGGTTTTCATGGTGCCTTTGCTCGCAGGCTGTCCTGGCAAGAGGTCTGCTTAGAGCCCACAGAATTgcccctttttcttctgctttttatgtCTAATAGCTTTCTCCTTGGGTTAATTGCCTCAGTTCAAGAGGCAAGAGTAGTAGAAGGTGTAAGACTCTGGAGgccattttcattttgaagaaagttGCAATGATGGATTAAAAGGAAAGGACACAAGATATTCATCAGCCTAGTTCTTGTTGATATCAACAAGCTTAGCAGAAAGAGAATCAATCAAAAGGAGAAGTATTGTCGATGTattattctttcatttgcaCCACCGGGAAATATGTGAGTTAAAATCAATTGACTTCCATGGGTTTACTTCTTATTATTACCAGTCGGAGAGAGCAGAGTTTAATTCCCAAAGTCCTAATGTGCTTGCAGAATATTTTAGCCCACAAAAGGGAGCCGGGCTGTCAAGTAATGAAGGAGGGGgttcatagcccttctctgccACAAATTTTGTTCTGCGACCTTGAACAGGTCATCTCATCCCTGTGGTTTGGCTGTCACTCCTCAAAATGAGGAATAAACAGCTGCTTCCTCAAAGGGATGTTGTGgagcaaaatacattaaagagCAGAGGCCTCTCAAACTGTGGCACCAAGGAGCACATAAATGGACAGCAGCACTTAGTcctttgttgctgctgctaagtgctcagtgctgtgaaaaatgcaaatataaagaTACTCTTCAAGCCCAGGAAGTCTTGCGTAAAAGCACTGCGACTTGCTTTGACTGTAAATCTGGAGACAATCGAACTGTAAGAACAGCTGAAAAGGTACTGTTGCTGACTGGTACCTCTAAGAAACCCAGATAATGTCTTCTTTAGGAAAAAGCTTGTGGCTTCCCTCAGTATGACCATAATTAGCTCGCATGCTGTATCCATAGTATTGTAGGGGCAGAGCAGTGAGGTGTAATAGGATGTGGCATTTGTATGTGCATCACCATCTCcactaaaataaattctttcagCCTCTACTTCTATTTGTAGCCATATTTACCCCCTGAGAGTAAGTGTGAAGTTTGTCTGCCCGTCTGCCCACCCGCCTTCCCACAAACAGAGCCAACTGCTCCATGGAAGTCCACTAATGAGGAATCGCAGCATGCAGAGCTAAACATACCCTGCAACATCCCCACGCTACTACGCGCTTCCCACAGCCTCAGCCTATTTTGGGAATTTGCTTTCCCAGGCTCAGTAACCACAGTCAATGCTGAATAGAAAACCAAGTGCAAATTCCCTGTCTGTCAGAGGCTCAGCTATAAAGAAGTCTGCTACGTTCCCATCAGatcactgcttttctgttctctctctctccatcttaGCTGCTTCCTACAGATGAGGGGCTTTTTGCTCCCAAGTAGTAATGTTGGGAAAGGGTTTTTATGCACAGCAATGTGAAGGGGCTGCTCCATTGAGGTCCTGAGTTCCCTGACTGCTCACAAGGGTCAGCGGCACTAAGCATCTCGCAGGAGACATCTCACCCTTGGTGGAGGCACAGGTCAGAGCCTGACCATCTCAGGAAAGTCAGCATGCACAGCTGGCTTCCAGGGAGGATTCTGTTTCTGCTCTATCTCATTATAATACAGTTTTTGGCTTTTATCTAcaaaaaaactgaaagcatAACTCAGAGCTGTGATGTGACCTCTcgtgctcagagcagggctgtgaaCCGCTGAACTACCAAGGCAGGGATGCTAGGGCAACGCTGTCACAACCAACGTCAAAGTGCACTCGCTGATACTGTTCTCAGGAATGGGACAACAACAAATTACGCTGGCACTTCCTCTGGCTGTTCCCTGTAGAAGAATCATGGCATGGAGCCCAATTCTGCAAGGTGCCCTCTGGCCTCAATTAAAATCACATCCTTGGCTGCAATTAGAGGTGTTTTAAAATGGTTCAGGCTTTAGAGTActaaaggatttcttttttttctagctacATTTTGATCCcctaaaaaggaaaacaaattaaatccCCTCCTACACACCCCAAAAAAGAAGAAGGGTTGGGGGGAGGATTACTATTGTCTTTTACAGCTGGTCCTACTTGACAACAACTTTACTCCTCTTTCTTTACTGCTGGAGAACCTTATTGCTCTAGAGCAGCCCAGAGTGTGGCTTGGCCCACATGCCTGCCAAGACCCCAAGGACAAACTCTCTGTTCATATCTATAGTGCCAGTGTGTCCAGGAACCATGATGATTATACTTACTGAGTATACTTTCATAGCCCTCGTGTTTAGAGGGGCTTCCTTAGCAGGTGATTTTTGGCTTACCCAAGGAGAGCAGGCTAAGTTAGCATACTCACCGAGAAATCTGCATCTTCTGCTCGCAGGTGGTCTGCAATGTAGTGAACCCCTTCCACTGCCAGCTTCAGTGCTGGGGACATCAAGACGAGATGTTCTCCTTTGTTGCTGTGAGTCTTGCTTCCTTGAGCCGGTGTGCCGGCCGCCTCGCTCTTTTTGCACTTACACTTGCACTGGTGGGgcttgtgctggggctgctcttcaTTTAGGTGGCAGCGCTGGGATgctggtgaggcactggactGGCCGTTGGTCTGGGAAGAGTCCTCCTGCAGGTAACAGTACTGGATGCTTCGGGACCGACAGCGGATGctcccttcctctgccttgTTGGGGCTGTACATCTGCTGAACGCTCAGCGACCTGCCTTTGGAGATGGATGTGGTCTGGGTGTCACTCAGGAGGTGGCGTGAGGGCTGCGGAGAGGAGCAGGTCACCTGTACAGGCTCTGGGTGTAGCACGGAGTACTGCCCAGAAGGAGATTTGCAGATAGGCTGGGGTTTGGCTGGCTCCTCGAGGTGGGCACAGAAGGAAGCTGTGGGTGACGGCTCGTTACtctgggggctgggggaagatGAGGTAGTGAAGTTGGGCTCCATGTCGGTCTCGGACCAAAGTCTCGGTGAGTTGGTTATTTTGTGCATAGATTCAATGAGCTTCTTGCAATTGTCTTTCACCGTAGAGGGACGTTTCATGAAGAGGAGACGTGGGACTATGTCGAGGAAGATCCTCCTCACCCAGTCAGGCATCGTGTGGGTGCGCGGGGAACGATGGTGCACGTTGAGCACAAAGACGGTGATGATGATGGACAAGGTGACAAATATCATGGTGAACAGCAGGTACTCCCCAATCAGGGGGATGACCAAGGAGGTAGAAGGGATGATCTCCGTGATGAGCAGCAGGAACACAGTGAGGGATAGCAGCACGGAGATGCACAAAGTTATCTTTTCTCCACACTCAGAGGGCAGGTAGAAGACCAGGACAGTCAGGCAGGAGATAAGCAGGCAGGGGATGATCAGGTTGATTGTGTAGAACAGTGGCAGCCTCCGGATAATGAAGGAGTAAGTTATGTCGGGGTAGATCTCTGTGCAGCATTCATATTTCTTGCTGTTGTAATTGCCCACAGCATTAATGATGACCCATTCCCCGCTCTCCCAGTAGTCCAGCTGGTCCACATGGCTATGCATGCTCACCAAGTCTATCTTGGCTTTGTCATACGTCCAGGAGCCAAATTTCATTGTACAGTTTTGCTGGTCAAAGGGGAAGAAGGTAACATCGATGCTGCAGGAGCTTTTATAGATAGCAGGTGGCATCCATTTAATTCTCCCATCATAGAAGAGGTGAGCCTTGGTCAGGTGGGTGACCGCAAAGTCACCATCAGCActggggagaaagagaagaaagaaagagactaCAGTTGTCTGAGACTTCTCAGTTCTAAAGAAATACGATATTTAGTGCTTGGCTTCCAAAACTGTACTCAGGGCACCTGGGAGATGCATCATGCCCTAACACTGGATCCATCCACCCTACCCAGTGGTTTTTGAACTCTGTTGGCTTATGCAAGCACCGGATTTGCATACAGATGTCAGGCCTTGCCTTGCATAAGCCATGCCCTGGAGGTAAATGCACACAAGTTTTCCTCGAAGGTCTCCCATAAATGTCCTGGAGAGGGTTGAGTTTCCTTTGCTTTAGAGGTGGGAGGAACCAGGCGGTGTGGCTGTGAGCTCTGTAGAATTAATTGTGACAGCCACTATAAATGAGAGTGTTGGGTAATCATTCAGTCTCTTACATGGAAAACAGTAAGAGTGTTATATCAATAGGAATAATAGCAGTTAATCTCTTGATTTCCCCGTCAGGGAGAGAGCTGccattttcagtgtctttttaCAGGGATGCTCAATTGAGAACTGTATGCTGATATCAGATGCATGGAtaacaaaacaagattttatatCAGAAAACTTCAAAGTCAGAGAAAAGAGGGAGACCAAGGAACTCTGAGGCCTGGTCCTGGTGCTGGGACCTCAGGGACAGCGCGTATCGTTTGGGGAAAGATtggcaggatctggcccttAGTGAGCTGTCTAACACATACCCAGGCAGAGATGGAAATGCCCCTGATCCCCAGGATCACAACCCAGATAATTGTTTCTTGAAACAATTTTCCAGTTTGCTGGaattcatggaaaaataaacccagaatGATTGTGTAATATGAACTAGGCTTTTTAACTCAAATCTTGCTGctataatagaaaatatttgctttttgctgcaagtttttttttttttttttttgacagaaaagctATAAATATGTACAAACCCAGACTGCTGTCCCAAGGTGTCAAGGCAAAACCACCATTATCTTTTATTCTATATGTTGTACCATGCACCTAACTCCTTTCTTGACTCTTTTTCATATCTAATTTACACTCATGGACTGCTTTCTCTGGATGAAAACCATCTAGTTTCCTCCTGGGTTTTGCCTGCCCTGTAGAGCCAGATTGAGACACGAAACATGCACAGCAAGAGACATTCCAGCATTTGCTGTTCttggtggttttctttctaaatctcAGTAGGAATTTGGAATCCAATTCAGCATTTAATGAGATCTCAGAGGCATGATTAAATTGTTCATTAATGGAACAATACGTTTATAATTGGACTTATATTACAGCAAAGGGATAATGAACATTCACCATTGTTTCTTTCTCAGGTAGCACAGTATGTAAGTGGCTGGGTAAACAATATGGGTGCCTCTTTATCCCTTTTAAGGCTGTTGGAAAAGGGCACGAACCTCTTGCTAAAAGCCCACCCAGGAACAATAATAATTCCCCTATGTATCATGTAGCTGGTTTGTGCAGACATTGTGTTTCATTCCCACAACTGTCTTGTCTGGCAATTTTGCCATCTTCCCGTGCCTACCCACACGCCTCTCTTCTGTAGGCATAGCTGTAACCAGAGGGATGCTGCAGAGCTTGTATGCCAATTATTTCAGCAACTGAGCTGCTTCTTTGAggaggaagactttttttttaattgtttgccCAACAGCCCAGGCTCAGCCTGGGTCCTCACCTCACACACtactgcaggcagctgtggccCTCCTGTCCATGCTGGATTTTGCCTCCAGTGCCATGGTGGGAACAGATCCAAGACAACTGTGCCTTGCAGCTGGGAGTCAGGTAATGACTGTGAGGGGCCATGAAACATCCTGGAAtcctcctgcttttctcttAGCCACATAACAAGGCTGTGAAGTAATTCCTGACCTCAGATGGGTTTTACTGGGGGTGTTTGGACTTCTCACTACAGTTCCGTATAGAGATACCTGAGCAATTTTTAAGAAGCTGCTGTGGATAGAGGGTATCTAGGCCAGCTATATTGTGCAAAGGTAGTGTTAGCAGTTGTCTTAACCCtttgtgtacatatatatatatatttgcctattttcctattttcccAGGCTTGCCACCCACACTGGACCTTCAAGCATATGCTTACTGAGTTGGAAGCTGTGCCTGCTGGCGTGCTGCCGATGCAGGGTTCTCATTCTGCTTACCTTGACGTGAGGGAAGGAGCAAACAAGGTCACCCATCTTTTGACAGTCTCCAAAAGCCTTTCCTCAATCTCTCCAAGGTATCAAGCTGCGAAAACTATCTATAAATGAAGTCTGCACTTATGAGATTGGGGAAACCCTGTTTCCTTGTGGAAAGCTTTGTTGCACCGTTCTTGGCCAAGCTGTGCCAACTGTCACTGCATAACGCGAGTGATTCCTTAGACAGGTAGGTGGGAGATCTGCAGGGAAAATCTCCAGTCATTCCTTTGTAGAGGTAGCACATTTTCCTCACTCAGTCTACACCATTGTGTTGTGACTGTTGTCATGAAAAGCCATTTGGAAGCAGGAGTGAGCGCAAGGTAAACGTCACAACAAGAACTTGAGAATTAAGATAGTCAGGCTCTCCTGATTACCCTGACCTGACAGCTTGAAAAAATCTGTCAGTAAAGTTCTGGAGCTCTTGTATTTTCATGTCAAATACAACAGTGCACGCCAATAAAGAGAAGAGAGTTGCTTGTTCCTTTTCTGATGGAAATAGTGCTGCTGTGTTCTGCAGCCTTTGATTCCTCATTTCTGGAATAAAGTCTGCTCTTCTAAAATCTTCTGAGTTTCTAAGGGTTCAAGGATGGTATTGTTTTACTGGCAGCCATCAactgcatttcattaaaaatctctGCTGATGGAGATTTTTTTGCCAGTTTCTATTTTCCCTGCATTTGGGAGATACATCGTCTCAcgaaattaaatgttttcagaatgcATGTAAATGAggcacacatttattttaatttctgatgaTACAATTTAAATCCAAACAGAGCtttaaaagcttgaaaattaGCTATATCCATGTATGGATATAGCTAGAATGTCctcatttaaagcatttttcatccAACAACAgtaaccaagaaaaaaaggggtTTCGAGACCCCATTAAAATATCAACTCTGCACCCTTTTTGTAGATATTAAACAGATGCATCCGTAATGTTCAGATTAAAATGCTCCAAAGGCAAatcaaagaatttttaaatgttcagcaattatttttcactaGCAAAATGATTGCTCTGAACTCACAGGTTGGTAAGGGCCTCTGGAGAAGATCAAATTCTCTCATCAAAGCAGGGTTAGTTACAAGAGGGTGCTCAGGACCTTGTCCTGTTGGATTTTGAATATATCCAGGCTCTTGGCACCTGCTCTTGGTACAAAGCAGATGTGTCAATGCAGATCTTGGGTGCATAGATGGAGGTGTCTGTGCACTGATGTCAACTTCTGCAGGTCTCATCCCAACATTTGCTTGTCTCAGATGCTGGGAAATCATTGGTTACAGAAATTTCAATAATTCCTCAGTAAAATAAGCATCTGTCCCAGAATTGGTTGCGCTACACTGATGAAATAGGCTCAAGTTTCTCAGAAGGCTGTAAGAGTACTGGATTTGTGCTTTTGCTTCCAATATTCCTTTTGCCAAGCATCCTTATCAGCATTTTGGAAGTAAAACGGCTCCATCCTGAACATTATGGCAGAAGCCTTAGATGCTAACTCAGCAACAGCCCGTGAGAGAGACCCCTCTTGGAGATTTCTATCGGTTCGTGTATTACAGGAAAGAGCTCGGTGGCAAATCTCAAAGACATCTACAGAGATAATTCctctctaaaaatatttcaaactccCAGGAGAATCAGGAAAGCTTAAGTGTGAAGTAGCAATTATGGGCCTATTACAAGTACAATCTGGTGCAAAATGACAATATCTAGGCAAGCATGcacacaaatgaagaaaaatgtcaagaaTGTTTCCAACATTTGTAAGGTTAGACTGGGGCACTTTtgggcatttttctttcaaacagctTTGAGATGAGTCAGGAAGCCAGTGTTACTCCATAAGCCTCACTAGTTGCAAACATCATAGTACAGTTCAAAAGAACAAGCCACTACAGTGTAGTTCAAAGAACTCTTTGCTTTCTCatgattttcaaaagctgcctgcCAGATGAACTTCTAACCCAGTACAGTAATCCTTTTTGTCCATATTATCACTGGGTGAGTTCCTGAAGATATTTCCTCCTCttaattattgaaatatttatttgcattcacATCATGCATGatcctgtctctctctctcttttttttttccttttttttttttttttgtgactatGGAGACTAATgcagggattttctttttggaaCAGTTAACACCAGAAAGTATtgagaaaaagtaaatgatgAGGTCTGAATGTTTCCAATAGCCTTTTCCCAGGTTTTACCATCACCAGggtagagaaaagaaatgttacaaTGCTATCCTGCGTGTCTACTTGAAAGTTAGCCAGTGAAGCTCACATTTCAATTTCTCTGTCTATCCGTTAGGCTCAAGGACATGTTCTTGCATTCCTCTTTAGCAGCTGGACCACTGGCTGCAAATGTCCTGTTTCTGGGTTTTCTCCACTGAAATTTCAGTGATGTACTGGATTGGAATCATTCAACACAATGGTGGAGCAGT
This genomic window from Cygnus olor isolate bCygOlo1 chromosome 16, bCygOlo1.pri.v2, whole genome shotgun sequence contains:
- the CHRNA4 gene encoding neuronal acetylcholine receptor subunit alpha-4 — protein: MGFLVAKGNLLLLLCASTFPAFGHVETRAHAEERLLKKLFSGYNKWSRPVANISDVVLVRFGLSIAQLIDVDEKNQMMTTNVWVKQEWHDYKLRWDPQEYENVTSIRIPSELIWRPDIVLYNNADGDFAVTHLTKAHLFYDGRIKWMPPAIYKSSCSIDVTFFPFDQQNCTMKFGSWTYDKAKIDLVSMHSHVDQLDYWESGEWVIINAVGNYNSKKYECCTEIYPDITYSFIIRRLPLFYTINLIIPCLLISCLTVLVFYLPSECGEKITLCISVLLSLTVFLLLITEIIPSTSLVIPLIGEYLLFTMIFVTLSIIITVFVLNVHHRSPRTHTMPDWVRRIFLDIVPRLLFMKRPSTVKDNCKKLIESMHKITNSPRLWSETDMEPNFTTSSSPSPQSNEPSPTASFCAHLEEPAKPQPICKSPSGQYSVLHPEPVQVTCSSPQPSRHLLSDTQTTSISKGRSLSVQQMYSPNKAEEGSIRCRSRSIQYCYLQEDSSQTNGQSSASPASQRCHLNEEQPQHKPHQCKCKCKKSEAAGTPAQGSKTHSNKGEHLVLMSPALKLAVEGVHYIADHLRAEDADFSVKEDWKYVAMVIDRIFLWMFIIVCLLGTVGLFLPPWLAGMI